The Plasmodium berghei ANKA genome assembly, chromosome: 12 region attttttgtcaAACAAACTTTTCTTCCCTTTAAATAGTAGAcggaaaaaattaattcgATTATCCATCTATTTCACccctatatatttaattgtCTTCTCAAATCGttttactttatttttttttgtgtataaTCAATGCACATTCCGCATAATAATgttattaacatttttcatctttttgATTGTTTTCTTCCAGTGGTTAAGGAAATTAACAGAAGAAAAAGGGAACTTATTTGTTTAgtgaaaattaaaaaaaaaatgtacaataatatataaaaatatataataattttttaatagttAATTTTAGTCCGTTTAAAAAGTGatgtataaaataataagttttactttttttttcgaatgaaataaaattagcGCACGTAACaaagtaaaatataaatgagttttatataatatgcatatttatttagaaccacgaatatatacatatataaatgtattaatattgaaaattgtacatatatattatgtacaAGCCCATTTTACCATAAGgactatatattttgaaatttcTAATATACGCACAAATACacaaacatatatattgatatacattatatatatttgtttttccATTTCTTCATTCTTTtgtttcaaaaaatatcgTTCGAATTAGGTTCttttaattcaaaaatttataaacaatatatattctttgtaattagtaatattattatattaatagaaTGTTATACCGGTTGGGgcttaaataaatatctacatatattatacagaacacattttttttgttatttattgttctttatcttttttcatttttcttttatttcttaaaatTTGTGCTTTTAATCTTTTAGCTTCTAATTGATCAGCTAtagttttctttttcaatatttcAGCTTTTTCTCTTTGTATAGCTTCAATTAAAgttcttttgtttttaaattggTTACCTTTGCAtcttaaataaaatgagtGATATAAATGTctatctattttttttgaatctCTAAATCTTTTTAATAATCTTCTTAATACACGTTGGCGTTTAATCCATAATGTTTTTGTATTTGTTCTAGCATTTTTTGTACCTCTTCTTTTACCTATTCCCATATGTCGTCCCTTTCTTTTGgctaatttatataatcgAACTCTTGCTCTAC contains the following coding sequences:
- a CDS encoding 60S ribosomal protein L19, putative; its protein translation is MSLKLQKRLAASVLKCGKNKIWMDPNEINEISLANSRFSIRKLYKEGLILKKPPKVYSRARVRLYKLAKRKGRHMGIGKRRGTKNARTNTKTLWIKRQRVLRRLLKRFRDSKKIDRHLYHSFYLRCKGNQFKNKRTLIEAIQREKAEILKKKTIADQLEAKRLKAQILRNKRKMKKDKEQ